The sequence GAGTTCTTGAATGAATTGGGCGTTATGCATCTGCTTATTGATATGCCGAGTATCGACCGTGAATCGGATGGTGGTAAACTTGAAGCGCATCATGCCTTCTGGAACTATCCTGAAAATACACAAATGCACAAAACCATCACCGAGTTTATTTATGTGAGCAATGATATAGATGACGGTACTTATCTTTTGAATTTGCAAATAGCACCTTTTGAAAATGATGCGAGCCCAAGCAAACCGGTGTTGTACAAAGTTTTTTAAGTCCCTACTTTTTTGAGACAAAACGTGTGTCGCTTAAACTTCTCAAAAATTCTTCCAGATCTTTTTTATCTCTTTCTGTAAGTCCTAAAGGTTTTTTCAAAAGACTGTCCCGGTTAATAGAATTGTTTACAAAGCTATCCGGCTTATCGTAATAATCTATCACCTGTTTTAATGTTTTAAATTGTCCATTATGCATGTATGGTGCAGTATGCGCTATGTTGCGAAGTCCGGGAACTTTAAAAGCTCCAAGGTCTTTGGGGTTTTTCGTAACCATAAAACGGCCTTCATCGTTGAGGTCTTTTGCATTATAGAGTCCTATATTTTTGAAACGGTCGTTCCCTGAAAAGTCGGCTCCAAAATGGCAATCAAAACATTTTCCTTTATTGTTAAAAATATCCAGACCGCGCTTCGCACTTTCGCTCATGAGTGTTGTGTCTTCTTCACTCATGTACTTATCAAATACGGTATTACTTGTTTCTAGCGTTCTTTCGTAGGAAGCAATTGCTAATCCCAGTAAAGCTTTAGACGGCATTTCACCATAAACATGTTGAAAGGCTTTTACATAAGCTGCATTTTTAATTAATCGTCTCACGCTTAAAGTAAGTGGAAAATCCATCTCCACGTGATTCTCCATTGGCCCCAATGCTTGTTCTTCAAGAGTTTCCGATCTTCCATCCCAAAAATAAAAATTTCTGTCGCCCTGGTTCATAGCGCTTGGCGTGTTGCGTGTACCGGCTCTTTTAAAGATGCCAGCGCTCAAAGCAACTGTGTCGGCAAAAGCAAATTCGGGTTTGTGACAACTCGCGCAGCTTATAGAGCTATCGCGCGATAAAATGGGATCAAAAAATAATTTTTCACCCAATTGTTCTTCAGTGGTAATAAGACTTTCACTCTTCTTTTCTGAGCAAGAAAAAAAGACGAATACAGTTACTAGGAGAGGGATTACTTTCATTTTTTTTAACTAGGCACTACTGGTGTTTAGAAGAAAAAACTCTACATTTATGCTTTATCAAAAATAGGAATTAATTCAGAATTAAGCCGCCAGAATGGACGAAACGACGGA is a genomic window of Sphingobacteriaceae bacterium containing:
- a CDS encoding cytochrome-c peroxidase — protein: MKVIPLLVTVFVFFSCSEKKSESLITTEEQLGEKLFFDPILSRDSSISCASCHKPEFAFADTVALSAGIFKRAGTRNTPSAMNQGDRNFYFWDGRSETLEEQALGPMENHVEMDFPLTLSVRRLIKNAAYVKAFQHVYGEMPSKALLGLAIASYERTLETSNTVFDKYMSEEDTTLMSESAKRGLDIFNNKGKCFDCHFGADFSGNDRFKNIGLYNAKDLNDEGRFMVTKNPKDLGAFKVPGLRNIAHTAPYMHNGQFKTLKQVIDYYDKPDSFVNNSINRDSLLKKPLGLTERDKKDLEEFLRSLSDTRFVSKK